The genome window TGGCACCGGGGCCAGGAACCCCAGGCCCGCCGTCATGGGAACCAGGATGCGAGCCACAGCTTCTTCAGCTGGTTCTCAAACCATAGCCTCCCAGAGGCTGACAGGATTGCTGAGGTGGGGCCCTTCCTGGCATCACCAGAGAAGGCCTTGCTAGGCTTGTTCCTGGGTGCGTGGGGAATTAAGAGTAGGATCTGGAGCTTGTACTAGTGGCTGTCTTATCTCTTCTCCCCTTTTTCAACAGATTATCAAGAATGATCTGTGGGTTAATCCTCTACGCTACTACCTGAGAGAAAGGGGCTCCaggataaagagaaagaagcaagaaatGAAGAAACGGTAATGAGGGGTTTGGTGGCTGAGAGGTGGTTTGTTGGGGATGGGGCAAAAACTAGTGTAACACAGGATTTATGGAGCCAAAGGGACCTTTGAGATAATCCCAGTGGAATATGTTTTACAAGTGGGAAATCATGTCCAGAAATGGCTTGAGGTTACACAATCAGGGGCAGAAGTGGGACTTTACCCACCCTAGCCCCATCCCTGGGATCCCTTATAGCCTACTGCTTCCCCTAGTTACTCTCCACCTTTGAGTGCTATGGGTGGTACTCCTCCCACCAACCCCATACTCAGCTACAGCCTTTCCTACAGTAAAACCAGGGGCAGATGTGAGGTGGTGATCATGGAAGATGCCCCTGACTATTATGCAGTGGAAGACATTTTCAGCGAGATCTCAGACATTGATGAGACAATTCATGACATCAAGATCTCTGACTTCATGGAGACCACTGACTACTTCGAGACCACTGACAATGAGATAACTGACATCAATGAGAACATCTGCGACAGCGAGAGCCCTGACCACGATGAGGTCCGCAACGAGACCACTGATAACAACGAGAGTGCTGATGACAACGAAACCACTGACAACAATGAGAGTGCAGATGACAACAATGAGAACCCTGAAGACAACAACAAGAACACTGATGACAACAAAGAGAACCCTGACAACAACAAGCACACTTACGGCAACAACTTCTTCAACGGCGGCTTCTGGGGCAGCCATGGCAACAACCAGGACAGCAGCGACAGTGACAATGAAGCAGATGAggccagtgatgatgaagatAATGATGGCAATGAAGGCGACAATGAGGGCAGTGATGATGATGGCAATGAAGGTGACAATGAAGGCAGCGATGATGACGACAGAGACATTGAGTACTATGAGAAAGTTATTGAAGATCCCTTTGACAGGGATCAGGATGACTACGAGGATGTGATAGAGATCATCTCAGACGAATCAGTGGAAGAAGAGGAGGGCATTGTGGAAGGTGAGCTAACCCCTGCCCCCAACCCTTGTCTTCcgtcttcttttctttcagagcAAGCCTGGCCAAGGACAGGGTATCAAGGCATGAACACAATCTGCTTtcatggaggaaagaaaaagcattctgAGCAACTTTTTAAACAAAGGAAGTCCAGTGATTAacttaaaaatgtaacaaaaccctaaaaaatcattttagttCCAGGTGATGGGTAGATGGTTGTAACATCGAAAGAAGAGTACACAGAGATAGGAGACAGTGGGTGGAAAACTAAAAAGGACACTTCACATCGAGGTGGGGGAGTGGCAAAACACAGTGCATTTCAGCACAGTCTGTACCCAGCCTTGGCCTTTGGCGAATTCCCAGGCTTGTGCTGGGAGCAGAGCATGAAGTGAACAGTGTGCTCTCTGAGCCCAGAAAAGGGTGCAGCCAGTTCTACCTCaagagttgggggaggggggcggggtaGAGCTAGAGGAAGAAGGTGACATCTGAATTGGAGGCTGCATTCACACTGAGGCGCATTATGGAGCATTCTCAGTGGAGTGGATCATGTGAACAAGGACTTGGAAGGGTGAAAATGCATGGTATGTTGGGCAGGGTTTCCAAAATTACGTCCTGAGGATCATTCACCAGATCCGAAAGCTGCTTCCCACAAAAGGTTTCAGTGGTCGTATATGTTGGGCAAGTACTACATATAATAATGCCCTCTTGTAGAGTCACATTAGCACCTTAAAGGCTCTGAGAACAACATCAGAATTATAAAGATGCTGAGAAGTACTCAGATGGGAGGTGGAAGGGGCAGGAAAATCAACCactcttgggtttttttttttttttggccatggGGTCCCTGGCAAACTTCCATtgagggcaaggccagggcaCTAAGGGAAGAGGTATTAAATGAATGTGGAGCCTCAATCTAGTGTTCAGGTAGGAGAGGGAAACGGATTCTCAGTTCTCTTCCCCTCCTACCTGATGGCATCTCTTCTCTCAGAGAAGGGGAGGCAGAGCTGTCTGCCCAGCCctaagggtgggagtgggggtggggaattGGGTTGAAGAACACAGACTGGGGCCTGTTTGGATCAGGACTGGGGGAAAGGAGCAAGGAAGCTGCCTGGAGATGAATAGGTTTATTCAGCTGAGGTCGGAGCTCAGGAAGAGACACACATCGATGAGTACAAGGGGGAGAAAAAGCTACTATCAGAGATGTATCAGTTTTGACTGGACGGAAGCAGGGAGCCCACACTGCCTACCTGCCTCCCTCCAACTCCCTCATTCTGTGGGCTTATGAATATACCCACACACACTTTTGGCTGTTTGTTCCAAGCAGAGGCACTCGGCAAGTTGTCCCAGGCCCTACAAGCCCTGGCTATGGGCTCTGTTCCCTTTTAGAGTGGCACCTATCTGCTCATCTAACTGCCTTCttccatttctccttccttctcccctatGCAGGCATCGAGCAAGATGAAGACGTCTATCAGGAGGAAGGAAACTATGAGGGGGAAGGAAATGAAGATGTCTGGGAAGAAGGGGAAGATTCAGACGACTCTGACCTGGAGGATGTGCTTCAGGTCCCAAACGGTTGGGCCAACCCGGGGAAGAGGGGGAAAACTGGATAAGGGTCTTGCCCTTTTGGGGATTATCTCTCTGTATCCCCCACCCCCTATCCCATTTGCCCTCCTCCTCAGCTAGGGCCACGCGGCCCCACATTGCACTTCTGGGGGGTGACCGACTTCGTACACgggtttaaagtttatttttatggtttagtCATTGCAGAGTTCTTATTTTGGGGGGAGGGAAAGGGGGCTAGTCCCCTTCTTTTGGCCCTCCGCCCCCGCAGGCTTCTGTGTGCTGCTAACTGTATTTATTGTGATGCCTTGGTCAGGGCCCCTCTACCCACTTTCTCCCAGTCAGTTGTggccccagcccctctccctgtGCTGTGTGGAGTGGACACCCTGACCCCCGAAGCGGGGAGGGTCGCTGTGGCCTTCGTCACAGCCGCGCAGTGCCCTTGTAGGCGCTGCTGCCACCCTCCTCTCCCAAGTTCTTTCTCCGTCCCTCTCCTCTTTGCGCCGCGCCGCTAGCCCGCCTCGGTGTCTATGCAAGGCCGCTTCGCCATTGCGGTATTCTTTGCGGTATTCTTGTCCCCCCTCCCCCAGAAGGCTTGCCTCTCCCCGTGGACCCTGTTAATCCCAATAAAATTCTGAGCAAGTTCAGAGTGCCCCTTCGAGTCTTTTGTTTCGCCTGGTGCCCCGGCCCCAGTGGTCAGCTTCCCCCAGGCCGACACGTAGCCGCCTGGCCTACGCAGTAGCCTGCAACATGTTAGTTGCGGGGGTTTGGTGGGTGGGGGGGCGAGCTCAGCCAGGCCGCAGAGGCGTTGCGTCAGACCAATGCGGATCATCCTGGCCAATGGCAGGGCGAAGCTGAGgaagcccctcctcctcctggcgcCCGCAGCAGACCCAGCCAGGTAGCAAAGGGCTTCCCACGCCTTCCACTCTGGCGCATGCGCATAGAGAAATCCTGCGCCCTAGAACATCGATTTATCAGTGATTCATCTTTTAATTTATAGTGCGTCAAACCTTTCCTCGGGCCTAGAGTGAGCGGGGCCTAGGGGAGCCAAAGGAATTCATTTTCCTCATTCgcatttagtaaaaataaaacaaaaaacgacTTCGGTCCGGATATCACAACCCAATTATACAGGAGCGCTCTCTTGCCTTTGGGAGGGGGTGCAGAGTCCCTGGAGCTGGGCTTGGGGAAGACGGCAGGAGAAGATAGCTCAGGCAGAGAAGTATCCGTagagataaaggaaaaacaaagggaaattaACTATGTAACTGTGCGAAGGGATGGAAACGTAGGGAGTTGGACATCTGAAAAACGGGCTTTATCTGGAAGACCTTGGAAAGGCTGAGTTATATTAAATTTAGATACATAAATTTTATCTCGGTGGGCGCCAGAAGTATTTCCCAGATTTGTTCTGGATCACAATAACTTTTATTCAGACATCCGAGTCGGTCTTTTATAACATATCTCCCGAACTTTCCATCCAACGCCTTTATTTTGCTGGAAGGCTTCAGAGATGGTTAGATTTGCGTTTTAGAGAATGCCCTCTGCTGGCTGCCAGGAGAACGGACTGGAAGAAAGGAGAGCAGTAAGGAAATAGACGCTAGACCTCAGGTGGGACTGGCAAGATGGGGGCGGATTtgagaggtttttaaaataaacttaatttcagaatagttttaaatttacagatttattgtgaagataaCAGAGAAGTCCCGTATGCCCCACAGCCAGTTTTCCTTAACAGTTTACATTAGTGTGATATATTCGTCGCAATTAATGAACCGATAtcagtacattattattaactaaagtccatactttattccAATTTCCTTAGTTTTAACTTAATggcctttttctgttccaggattccaTCCAGACTAGCACACTACATTTAGTCATCTTGTCTCCTTAAGCTCCTCTTGGCTATGACACTCTCTCaggctttccttgtttttgatgatctGGAGTcatttgaggagtactggtcaggtattttataGAATGTCCCTTAATcaggatttgtctgatgttttctctcATGATTAAACTGAGGATATGAGTTTGGGGAAGGAAGACCACAGAAGTCAAATGTCATTCTCACTAGATCCTATCAAGGGCATGTACTATCAATATGATTTACCACTgttgatgttaactttgatcacctggctgaggtagtgtccgtcaggtttctccactgtaaagctactcctctttctctttttccatgcTGTACTCTTTGGAAAGAAGCCAAGTAAGTGCAGCCCGTGCTTAGGGAATGAGGAGTTATGCTCCATTTCTATGCTCCATTTCCTTGAGAGGGAAGTATGTACATAAATTAATTGGAATTATTCTGCAAGAGCAATTTGTCTGTTCTATGAGAGCTTTTAAGATGTTGGACTCGACAGGCTTTAGATATGGAAGGAGAGGGATTGAGAGGAGTCAAGATGACTGCCACGTTGGTGTGAGACCTTTGGCAAGGccccttccctctctgggcctcctctGTGAGATGGTTGGAATACCAGATCCTTGACTTGTCTCTCCAATGATTCTGATAAATGTTTTGAGGGGGACAGGATGGAGGCTTTGATGTGCTGTCAGAGGTGGGTAGGGaggactgaggctcagaaaatagAATGTCTTGCCTAAAGTAACGCAATACCTCAAGGCCAGAGCTGAGAGTGCAGGATCCTAGAGAAAACAGACATCTACATGCAATATCTGGAGCCAACCCCAATGAGTATGTGgtgaagaggaggggaggggaaagcagCAGGGGCAAAGGCAATGGAGTAGGCCAGGAAGAGGTCGGCCTGCCAAAGGATCCCAGCTAATCAGAGCCAGAGTCACCAGCCTGGTTACTCTTGCCTCAGTCTGACTTACCTCACAACATGACTCTCCTTGTCCTCTCTAGAGGGCCacagttttcccatctataaactGAGGCTTATCGTGCTGGGGGATCAGTCCAGGAGAAGCGACCTGCCTAAGATCTCAAGACAGAGTCTAGCCTTGAAGCCGGTCTCTGAAGTCTGGCCTTCATTGTGCTCTTCCCTGATTCTTCTCTGTCCCCCAAATCAAATCCCCAGCCCCTCATCCTGGCATTTCGGACTCTTCTTCACCCACCCTATTATAGGGCCTCTGGTCTTCATCTTCAGGGATGCTCTTAATAGTCAATCATAGGATTCTAATATAGTTGGCCAGGGTGCTCATGTCCTTGGCTGAGCCATGTGAGGACAGGATGTTCTTTGCCCAGAGTAACATCTTGTTCCCTGTGCCCTCACTCTTCAGTCTGGACCTCCGAAAGGGAGGGCTGTTCTAGGACTTTAAGGTCACATCTAGCTCCAAGATATTGTCTTCACCGAAGGCCAGAGAAGACAGGCCCCATTGGCTGAGACCTTAAACAGAAACCAGGAGGATGAAGAGTCATGGGCCCAATGTGCCCTAGGGCCTGTTCCCATGTTGAAACTACTTGTCTTCATATGCTTCCTAGCTTGCCCTCACTCCTTTGCAGCAGAGGGCCCTGCTCCTGGGTGGGAGGTTCCTGGGATTTCCTGGGACCAGACCTTTAAAGTGCCACCTACTTCTGTGAGCAGAATCAGATTGGCAGGGACAAAACTAGATTCAAGAATGTCCCTCCTTCTTAGGTGACCCAAAGGGCCGGCACTGGCTCCCCCAATTGGGGGTGTGCAGGATGGTTGGGAAGGAATTCtattattcattcagtaaacacttacaagtacctactgtgtgcctgaaGTACTGAACTGGGTGACAGGGATACAGCAGGGAAACAAGATAGAGcaagtctttttgttgttgttgccc of Macaca fascicularis isolate 582-1 chromosome X, T2T-MFA8v1.1 contains these proteins:
- the TSPYL2 gene encoding testis-specific Y-encoded-like protein 2 isoform X2; amino-acid sequence: MDRPDEGPPAKTRRLSSSESPQRDPPPPPPPPPLLRLPLPPPQQRPRLQEETEAAQVLADMRGVGLGPALPPPPPYVILEEGGVRAYFTLGAECPGWDSTIESGYGEAPPPTESLEALPTPEVSGGSLEIDFEVVQPSSFGGEGALETCSAVGWGPQRLIDPKSKEEAIIIVEDEDEDEQESMRSSRRRRRRRRRKQRKVKRESRQRNAERMESILQALEDIQLDLEAVNIKAGKAFLRLKRKFIQMRRPFLERRDLIIQHIPGFWVKAFLNHPRISILINRRDEDIFRYLTNLQIIKNDLWVNPLRYYLRERGSRIKRKKQEMKKRKTRGRCEVVIMEDAPDYYAVEDIFSEISDIDETIHDIKISDFMETTDYFETTDNEITDINENICDSESPDHDEVRNETTDNNESADDNETTDNNESADDNNENPEDNNKNTDDNKENPDNNKHTYGNNFFNGGFWGSHGNNQDSSDSDNEADEASDDEDNDGNEGDNEGSDDDGNEGDNEGSDDDDRDIEYYEKVIEDPFDRDQDDYEDVIEIISDESVEEEEGIVEGIEQDEDVYQEEGNYEGEGNEDVWEEGEDSDDSDLEDVLQVPNGWANPGKRGKTG
- the TSPYL2 gene encoding testis-specific Y-encoded-like protein 2 isoform X1, producing MDRPDEGPPAKTRRLSSSESPQRDPPPPPPPPPLLRLPLPPPQQRPRLQEETEAAQVLADMRGVGLGPALPPPPPYVILEEGGVRAYFTLGAECPGWDSTIESGYGEAPPPTESLEALPTPEVSGGSLEIDFEVVQPSSFGGEGALETCSAVGWGPQRLIDPKSKEEAIIIVEDEDEDEQESMRSSRRRRRRRRRKQRKVKRESRQRNAERMESILQALEDIQLDLEAVNIKAGKAFLRLKRKFIQMRRPFLERRDLIIQHIPGFWVKAFLNHPRISILINRRDEDIFRYLTNLQVQDLRHISMGYKMKLYFQTNPYFTNMVIVKEFQRNRSGRLVSHSTPIRWHRGQEPQARRHGNQDASHSFFSWFSNHSLPEADRIAEIIKNDLWVNPLRYYLRERGSRIKRKKQEMKKRKTRGRCEVVIMEDAPDYYAVEDIFSEISDIDETIHDIKISDFMETTDYFETTDNEITDINENICDSESPDHDEVRNETTDNNESADDNETTDNNESADDNNENPEDNNKNTDDNKENPDNNKHTYGNNFFNGGFWGSHGNNQDSSDSDNEADEASDDEDNDGNEGDNEGSDDDGNEGDNEGSDDDDRDIEYYEKVIEDPFDRDQDDYEDVIEIISDESVEEEEGIVEGIEQDEDVYQEEGNYEGEGNEDVWEEGEDSDDSDLEDVLQVPNGWANPGKRGKTG